The bacterium genome segment TGGCATCGGAAAAACGATAGAAGAATCGCTGTTTATCCTGCAGTTCCATGAAACGTATCATGCAGGACAAACCGGATTGCTCCGCCGAATGGTCGGGCGCGAAGGTGTAATCAAATAGCTTCAAGGCAAGAATTGTCTAAACGAAGTGGTGCGCGCGACTCGCCCGCAAACCGTTTCAACTAAAGAGCTATTTGTATGCAATCGCAGCGCTGCACGGACCTGCGAGATGAATCACTTCATAGCGTTTGAATCCTGCTTCCTTGCACCAGCGCCAGAAATCTTCACCGGTAAAATCAAAAGCATCACCAAACTCGATCAGCATGTTGAGCGACATCAACAGTCCGAAAACATTTTCACGCCGCTCATCATCGATCAGATTCTCAACCGCAATCAATGCTCCGCCATCAGGCAAAGCATCGTAAGCAAGACGAATGAGATGTTTCTTATTTTCAAGATTCCAATCATGAAGAATCATTCCCATGGTGATCAAGTCAGCCTTTGGCAAACCTTCCTTGAAGAAATCTCCGGAAGCTGGTTTGATTCGATCGGACAGGCCTTCCCGTTCGATGGACCTCTTTGCAATCGGTTCCACTGGAGGCAAATCGAAGGAGATACACTGAATATGAAGATGGCGTTGAGCGACAACAATGGACAGCAATCCGGTCGCGCCACCAACGTCACAGAGGGTC includes the following:
- a CDS encoding methyltransferase, whose protein sequence is ETALFLDKNSPQYIGGILEMCNERLYKFWSDLGPALRTGQPQNEIKHSQKPMFETLYEDLPRLEQFMGAMTGLSRGNFIALAEKFDFSKYRTLCDVGGATGLLSIVVAQRHLHIQCISFDLPPVEPIAKRSIEREGLSDRIKPASGDFFKEGLPKADLITMGMILHDWNLENKKHLIRLAYDALPDGGALIAVENLIDDERRENVFGLLMSLNMLIEFGDAFDFTGEDFWRWCKEAGFKRYEVIHLAGPCSAAIAYK